The following coding sequences are from one Musa acuminata AAA Group cultivar baxijiao chromosome BXJ1-6, Cavendish_Baxijiao_AAA, whole genome shotgun sequence window:
- the LOC103989245 gene encoding probable DNA primase large subunit codes for MEIVRSQRKPADAAVAPALSLYRSAPALEVRLEDFELYAIDRLRVLQGISDGLSRGKKPDEMEKLVSELWRAHMRLQDTSEEMKKDIISHFVLRLVYCRTEDLRKWFLSMETSLFRYRFRLESPESQRLLMSEFQLPYKAISHAEFETVKDKLNQVARSTGPSSNAETLFFKVPFEEVPELVAGRRVFMLKGFAYVAMNQVVSLVATQFRSNLSKALVLTNRKWTSTIRDKEKNRLTPIVEALSTGYLGPDYSQPKEFSEISLKDIDQLASSSFPLCMRHLFDKLRENHHLKHGGRMQLGLFLKAVGLKLEDALAFWKSEFSQKVGAERFDKEYSYSIRHNYGKEGKRTDYTPYACHKIISSTPSVGDHHGCPYRHFSEENLRAALGKMGVGGRSLDDILDKVRSRHYQVACTLTFEAVHAASCDSGINHPNQYFEASQKTLQTRRQATS; via the exons ATGGAGATCGTACGATCCCAGAGGAAACCGGCTGATGCCGCCGTTGCGCCGGCCCTCTCTCTCTACCGCTCCGCTCCGGCACTCGAGGTTCGGCTGGAAGATTTCGAGCTCTACGCCATAGATCGCCTTCGTG TCCTGCAGGGGATTTCGGATGGCTTGTCCCGTGGGAAAAAGCCCGACGAGATGGAGAAATTG GTTAGTGAACTTTGGAGAGCACATATGAGGCTTCAAGATACATCGGAGGAGATGAAGAAAGACATTATATCACACTTTGTGCTTCGTCTCGTGTACTGTAGAAC GGAGGATTTGAGGAAATGGTTTCTTTCCATGGAGACTTCTCTTTTTCGTTACCGTTTCCGGCTCGAAAGCCCTGAATCGCAG AGGTTGCTCATGTCTGAGTTTCAGCTACCCTATAAAGCAATAAGTCATGCAGAATTTGAG ACTGTGAAGGATAAGTTAAATCAAGTTGCACGTTCCACTGGTCCATCCTCAAATG CTGAAACCCTCTTCTTCAAG GTACCTTTTGAAGAAGTTCCAGAACTTGTTGCTGGTCGTAGGGTATTCATGCTTAAAGGTTTTGCTTATGTTGCCATGAATCAG GTTGTGTCACTTGTTGCTACTCAATTCCGGAGCAATCTCTCCAAGGCCCTTGTCCTAACCAACAG AAAATGGACCTCTACCATCAGAGACAAAGAGAAGAACAGGTTGACTCCT ATTGTCGAAGCTCTCAGCACAGGTTACCTAGGGCCTGACTACTCTCAG CCAAAAGAATTTTCTGAGATATCTTTGAAGGACATTGACCAGTTAGCTAGCAGTTCTTTTCCTCTTTGTATGCGCCATTTGTTTGATAAG TTAAGAGAAAATCACCATTTAAAACATGGAGGAAGAATGCAACTTGGCCTTTTCCTTAAG GCTGTAGGCTTAAAATTGGAAGATGCTCTTGCATTCTGGAAATCAGAGTTTTCTCAGAAG GTTGGTGCTGAGCGATTTGACAAGGAATATTCATACAGCATACGCCACAACTAtggaaaagaaggaaaaagaaca GATTATACACCTTACGCCTGTCACAAAATTATTTCTTCAACTCCTAGTGTTGGTGATCACCATGGTTGTCCTTACCGGCATTTCAG CGAGGAAAACTTGAGGGCTGCTCTTGGTAAAATGGGGGTTGGTGGACGTTCATTAGATGATATATTGGATAAAGTACGGAGCCGGCATTATCAG GTAGCTTGTACATTGACCTTTGAGGCTGTCCATGCTGCCTCATGTGATAGTGGGATAAACCACCCCAATCAGTACTTCGAAGCAAGCCAAAAGACTTTACAAACCAGG AGGCAAGCCACGAGCTGA
- the LOC103989819 gene encoding squamosa promoter-binding-like protein 16, producing MEVSSSGARKRAQPTSTASRNRVWCLVDGCRSDLSNCREYHRRHKVCELHSKTPVVMVGGVEQRFCQQCSRFHPLVEFDEVKRSCRKRLDGHNRRRRKPRSEEASTASACLIPLPPASGFSMYPLTSLLESASAEKDAREQRFPPSFSHGYEEGEAAFCRTAMDECGGSTRVLHSYRVLSLLSSTSQASIANVGRMLPADTNPMDQPLLSGPQASSGVLSTGFSCSRMEDDRVGGVVVSDTDADLQCMFLVEGEESLDEPPNLFPSIGGSKPL from the exons ATGGAGGTTTCGTCCTCGGGGGCGCGGAAGAGGGCGCAACCGACGAGCACGGCGAGCCGGAACCGGGTTTGGTGCTTGGTCGACGGATGCAGGTCCGATCTAAGCAACTGCAGGGAGTATCACCGGCGCCACAAGGTCTGCGAGCTCCACTCCAAGACTCCGGTGGTGATGGTGGGCGGCGTGGAGCAGCGCTTCTGTCAGCAGTGCAGCAG GTTTCAcccgctggtggagttcgatgagGTGAAACGAAGCTGTCGGAAACGCTTGGACGGACACAACCGGCGCAGGAGAAAGCCTCGATCAGAAGAAGCATCCACTGCTTCTGCTTGCCTGATTCCACTTCCACCAG CGAGCGGATTCTCTATGTATCCTCTCACGTCGCTCTTGGAGTCTGCTAGTGCCGAGAAAGATGCACGGGAACAGCGTTTCCCTCCATCCTTCTCCCACGGCTACGAAGAAGGCGAAGCTGCCTTCTGCCGCACAGCAATGGACGAATGCGGTGGATCGACCCGAGTTCTGCACTCCTATCGTGTTCTCTCTCTTCTGTCATCAACGTCTCAAGCTTCGATCGCAAACGTTGGCCGAATGCTGCCTGCTGATACGAATCCCATGGATCAGCCCCTTCTCTCTGGTCCTCAAGCCTCGAGCGGTGTGCTGTCGACAGGGTTCTCTTGTTCGAGGATGGAGGACGACCGAGTAGGCGGAGTTGTAGTCTCTGATACTGATGCCGATCTCCAATGCATGTTTCTCGTTGAGGGCGAGGAGTCCTTGGACGAGCCTCCCAATCTCTTCCCTTCTATTGGCGGTAGTAAACCTCTGTAA
- the LOC135676932 gene encoding gamma carbonic anhydrase-like 2, mitochondrial yields the protein MAAALARLSRRTLADPSRLLPLRRLLSAEAAAPAVSPAAGPPLTPSDRVKWDYRGQRRIIPLGQWVPNIAVDAYVAPNVVLAGQVTVCDGASVWNGAVLRGDLNKITVGFCANVQERCVLHAAWKSPTGLPAETLVERYVTVGAYSLLRSCTIEPECIIGQHSILMEGSLVETNSILESGSVLPPGRRIPTGELWAGNPARFVRKLTHEEILEIPKLAVAINDLMQSHFSEFLPYSTVYLEVEKMKKALNISL from the exons ATGGCGGCGGCCCTCGCTCGTCTGTCACGAAGAACTCTAGCCGATCCATCCCGACTCCTCCCCCTTCGCCGCCTCCTCTCCGCCGAGGCCGCCGCGCCGGCGGTGTCACCGGCTGCGGGGCCGCCGCTGACGCCGTCGGATCGCGTGAAGTGGGACTACCGGGGGCAGCGCCGGATCATCCCTCTGGGGCAGTGGGTGCCCAATATCGCTGTCGACGCCTACGTCGCCCCGAACGTCGTCCTTGCCGGGCAGGTGACGGTCTGCGACGGCGCCTCTGTCTGGAACGGCGCCGTCCTGCGCGGCGACCTCAACAAGATCACCGTCGGCTTCTGCGCCAACGTCCAGGAGCGCTGCGTTCTTCACGCCGCCTGGAAGTCACCCACAG GGCTTCCAGCTGAAACATTAGTGGAGCGATACGTTACTGTTGGTGCTTACAGTCTGCTTCGTTCATGCACAATCGAGCCAGAATGTATAATCGGTCAGCACTCTATTCTTATGGAAGGATCATTGGTGGAGACCAATTCCATCCTTGAATCTGGATCTGTGCTCCCCCCTGGTCGTAGGATTCCAACCGGTGAGCTATGGGCCGGCAATCCAGCTCGTTTTGTTCGAAAGCTTACCCACGAAGAAATCTTAGAGATTCCAAAACTAGCTGTGGCCATTAATGATCTTATGCAGAGCCATTTTTCTGAATTCCTTCCATATTCCACGGTTTACTTGGAGGTTGAGAAGATGAAGAAGGCCCTAAATATTTCTCTTTGA
- the LOC103989246 gene encoding zinc finger CCCH domain-containing protein ZFN-like isoform X5 → MSGTCKFGATCKFHHPREKAGISEQVQLNILGYPLRPNEKECAYYLRTGECKFGSTCKFHHPQPSNAVLALHGSPVYPSAHSPTTPSQQTYPAEMTNWTLSRSSFIPSPQWQASSSYAQLILPQGVVQVPGWTSYSGQLGSSPESQQTIGTAQFYSAPQQGETSTGAHGKFPSYRPGPVPVGMYAVPRENIFPERPGQPECQFYMKTGDCKFGAVCKFHHPRERLVPVPNCVLSPLGLPLRPGEPLCDFYYRYGICKFGPSCKYDHPIRTYTYGLSASSMAEVPTAWHLSSILPEPSVLTLPLETAANGSSGVSRRISLSESQHATAGDENDDEES, encoded by the exons ATGTCAG GAACATGCAAATTTGGAGCTACATGCAAGTTCCACCACCCTAGGGAGAAGGCTGGAATTTCTGAACAAGTTCAATTAAATATCTTAGGCTACCCGCTACGACCG AATGAGAAGGAATGTGCATATTATTTAAGAACCGGTGAGTGTAAGTTCGGGAGTACATGTAAATTTCACCATCCACAGCCATCTAATGCGGTACTTGCTCTACATGGATCTCCTGTTTATCCTTCTGCACATTCTCCGACAACCCCCAGTCAGCAAACTTATCCAGCGGAGATGACAAACTGGACCTTATCGAGGTCTTCTTTCATTCCAAGCCCTCAATGGCAAGCTTCTTCAAGTTATGCTCAGTTAATTCTTCCTCAGGGTGTGGTCCAAGTTCCTGGTTGGACTTCTTACTCT GGACAGCTGGGATCATCACCAGAGAGTCAGCAAACAATAGGGACTGCTCAGTTTTATAGTGCCCCGCAGCAAGGTGAGACAAGTACTGGAGCTCATGGGAAATTTCCGTCTTATCGACCAGGTCCTGTTCCTGTAGGCATGTATGCAGTCCCCAGAGAGAACATATTTCCTGAGAGGCCTGGTCAACCTGAATGCCAGTTCTACATGAAGACTGGAGACTGTAAGTTTGGTGCAGTCTGCAAGTTTCATCATCCTAGGGAGAGACTAGTTCCAGTTCCAAATTGTGTGCTAAGTCCATTGGGCCTCCCACTACGTCCA GGAGAGCCATTGTGTGATTTTTATTATCGCTATGGAATCTGCAAATTTGGTCCAAGCTGCAAATATGACCATCCCATTAGGACTTACACATATGGCCTTTCGGCATCCTCCATGGCCGAAGTTCCAACTGCTTGGCATCTATCGAGCATTTTGCCGGAGCCTTCTGTTTTGACATTGCCATTGGAAACTGCTGCAAATGGCAGCTCAGGAGTGTCCAGACGAATATCACTGTCAGAATCTCAGCATGCAACTGCTGGTGATGAAAATGATGACGAAGAATCATAG
- the LOC103989820 gene encoding PLASMODESMATA CALLOSE-BINDING PROTEIN 3-like, with translation MAGVVVLVAATVVGMIGGARGTPTWCIARNGAGATALQAALDYACGSGLADCAPVQPSGICYLPNTLPSHASYAFNSYYQRSNAAPGACDFSGTATVTVTDPSYGSCTYPSSASTAGGSTSTPNTNTPSNSPVTTFTPPTAPTFSGTGGGVGGLSPPGFGSTEPNFDTSTASPLRPILSVATCLCFIPLLF, from the exons ATGGCGGGGGTGGTGGTATTGgtggcggcgacggtggtggggaTGATAGGAGGGGCGAGGGGAACGCCGACGTGGTGCATAGCGCGGAACGGGGCGGGGGCGACGGCGCTGCAGGCGGCGCTGGACTACGCGTGTGGGTCCGGGCTGGCGGACTGTGCGCCGGTGCAGCCCAGTGGGATCTGCTACCTCCCCAACACGCTGCCCTCTCACGCCTCCTACGCCTTCAACAGCTACTACCAGCGCTCCAACGCCGCCCCCGGCGCCTGCGACttcagtggcaccgccaccgtcACCGTCACCGACCCCA GTTACGGGTCCTGCACATATCCTTCATCTGCAAG CACAGCAGGAGGCTCAACAAGTACACCAAACACTAATACTCCCTCTAATTCACCAGTCACGACCTTTACCCCACCGACGGCACCCACCTTTAGCGGCACAGGTGGTGGTGTTGGTGGGCTGAGTCCTCCGGGGTTTGGTTCAACAGAGCCTAATTTCGATACATCTACAGCTTCTCCTCTGCGCCCCATTTTGTCGGTTGCCACCTGCCTTTGCTTCATACCACTGCTCTTCTGA
- the LOC103989246 gene encoding zinc finger CCCH domain-containing protein ZFN-like isoform X2, translating to MWKRNWRGSDSMESGPYPERPGEPDCAYYIRTGLCRFGMTCKFNHPPNRMLAVAATSIRGGYPERVGQPECQYYLKTGTCKFGATCKFHHPREKAGISEQVQLNILGYPLRPNEKECAYYLRTGECKFGSTCKFHHPQPSNAVLALHGSPVYPSAHSPTTPSQQTYPAEMTNWTLSRSSFIPSPQWQASSSYAQLILPQGVVQVPGWTSYSLGSSPESQQTIGTAQFYSAPQQGETSTGAHGKFPSYRPGPVPVGMYAVPRENIFPERPGQPECQFYMKTGDCKFGAVCKFHHPRERLVPVPNCVLSPLGLPLRPGEPLCDFYYRYGICKFGPSCKYDHPIRTYTYGLSASSMAEVPTAWHLSSILPEPSVLTLPLETAANGSSGVSRRISLSESQHATAGDENDDEES from the exons ATGTGGAAAAGGAACTGGAGAGGAAGTGACTCAATGGAATCTGGTCCCTATCCTGAACGGCCAGGGGAGCCAGATTGTGCTTATTACATCAGGACCGGCCTTTGTAGATTCGGGATGACTTGCAAATTTAATCATCCTCCAAACAGGATGCTG GCTGTTGCTGCTACAAGTATCAGAGGAGGGTATCCTGAACGAGTAGGCCAACCTGAATGTCAG TACTACTTGAAAACAGGAACATGCAAATTTGGAGCTACATGCAAGTTCCACCACCCTAGGGAGAAGGCTGGAATTTCTGAACAAGTTCAATTAAATATCTTAGGCTACCCGCTACGACCG AATGAGAAGGAATGTGCATATTATTTAAGAACCGGTGAGTGTAAGTTCGGGAGTACATGTAAATTTCACCATCCACAGCCATCTAATGCGGTACTTGCTCTACATGGATCTCCTGTTTATCCTTCTGCACATTCTCCGACAACCCCCAGTCAGCAAACTTATCCAGCGGAGATGACAAACTGGACCTTATCGAGGTCTTCTTTCATTCCAAGCCCTCAATGGCAAGCTTCTTCAAGTTATGCTCAGTTAATTCTTCCTCAGGGTGTGGTCCAAGTTCCTGGTTGGACTTCTTACTCT CTGGGATCATCACCAGAGAGTCAGCAAACAATAGGGACTGCTCAGTTTTATAGTGCCCCGCAGCAAGGTGAGACAAGTACTGGAGCTCATGGGAAATTTCCGTCTTATCGACCAGGTCCTGTTCCTGTAGGCATGTATGCAGTCCCCAGAGAGAACATATTTCCTGAGAGGCCTGGTCAACCTGAATGCCAGTTCTACATGAAGACTGGAGACTGTAAGTTTGGTGCAGTCTGCAAGTTTCATCATCCTAGGGAGAGACTAGTTCCAGTTCCAAATTGTGTGCTAAGTCCATTGGGCCTCCCACTACGTCCA GGAGAGCCATTGTGTGATTTTTATTATCGCTATGGAATCTGCAAATTTGGTCCAAGCTGCAAATATGACCATCCCATTAGGACTTACACATATGGCCTTTCGGCATCCTCCATGGCCGAAGTTCCAACTGCTTGGCATCTATCGAGCATTTTGCCGGAGCCTTCTGTTTTGACATTGCCATTGGAAACTGCTGCAAATGGCAGCTCAGGAGTGTCCAGACGAATATCACTGTCAGAATCTCAGCATGCAACTGCTGGTGATGAAAATGATGACGAAGAATCATAG
- the LOC135676933 gene encoding uncharacterized protein LOC135676933, with translation MTTDWGPVIAAVVLFILLSPGLLFQLPARTRVIEFGNMYTSGISILVHGILFFAILTILVIAIGVHLHVG, from the coding sequence ATGACTACTGATTGGGGGCCGGTGATTGCCGCGGTGGTACTCTTCATCCTCCTATCGCCGGGGCTGTTGTTTCAGCTGCCGGCTAGGACAAGGGTGATTGAGTTTGGCAACATGTACACTAGTGGGATCTCAATTCTGGTCCATGGCATTCTCTTCTTTGCAATCTTAACCATCCTGGTGATTGCCATAGGTGTTCATCTGCATGTTGGCTGA
- the LOC103989246 gene encoding zinc finger CCCH domain-containing protein ZFN-like isoform X1 → MWKRNWRGSDSMESGPYPERPGEPDCAYYIRTGLCRFGMTCKFNHPPNRMLAVAATSIRGGYPERVGQPECQYYLKTGTCKFGATCKFHHPREKAGISEQVQLNILGYPLRPNEKECAYYLRTGECKFGSTCKFHHPQPSNAVLALHGSPVYPSAHSPTTPSQQTYPAEMTNWTLSRSSFIPSPQWQASSSYAQLILPQGVVQVPGWTSYSGQLGSSPESQQTIGTAQFYSAPQQGETSTGAHGKFPSYRPGPVPVGMYAVPRENIFPERPGQPECQFYMKTGDCKFGAVCKFHHPRERLVPVPNCVLSPLGLPLRPGEPLCDFYYRYGICKFGPSCKYDHPIRTYTYGLSASSMAEVPTAWHLSSILPEPSVLTLPLETAANGSSGVSRRISLSESQHATAGDENDDEES, encoded by the exons ATGTGGAAAAGGAACTGGAGAGGAAGTGACTCAATGGAATCTGGTCCCTATCCTGAACGGCCAGGGGAGCCAGATTGTGCTTATTACATCAGGACCGGCCTTTGTAGATTCGGGATGACTTGCAAATTTAATCATCCTCCAAACAGGATGCTG GCTGTTGCTGCTACAAGTATCAGAGGAGGGTATCCTGAACGAGTAGGCCAACCTGAATGTCAG TACTACTTGAAAACAGGAACATGCAAATTTGGAGCTACATGCAAGTTCCACCACCCTAGGGAGAAGGCTGGAATTTCTGAACAAGTTCAATTAAATATCTTAGGCTACCCGCTACGACCG AATGAGAAGGAATGTGCATATTATTTAAGAACCGGTGAGTGTAAGTTCGGGAGTACATGTAAATTTCACCATCCACAGCCATCTAATGCGGTACTTGCTCTACATGGATCTCCTGTTTATCCTTCTGCACATTCTCCGACAACCCCCAGTCAGCAAACTTATCCAGCGGAGATGACAAACTGGACCTTATCGAGGTCTTCTTTCATTCCAAGCCCTCAATGGCAAGCTTCTTCAAGTTATGCTCAGTTAATTCTTCCTCAGGGTGTGGTCCAAGTTCCTGGTTGGACTTCTTACTCT GGACAGCTGGGATCATCACCAGAGAGTCAGCAAACAATAGGGACTGCTCAGTTTTATAGTGCCCCGCAGCAAGGTGAGACAAGTACTGGAGCTCATGGGAAATTTCCGTCTTATCGACCAGGTCCTGTTCCTGTAGGCATGTATGCAGTCCCCAGAGAGAACATATTTCCTGAGAGGCCTGGTCAACCTGAATGCCAGTTCTACATGAAGACTGGAGACTGTAAGTTTGGTGCAGTCTGCAAGTTTCATCATCCTAGGGAGAGACTAGTTCCAGTTCCAAATTGTGTGCTAAGTCCATTGGGCCTCCCACTACGTCCA GGAGAGCCATTGTGTGATTTTTATTATCGCTATGGAATCTGCAAATTTGGTCCAAGCTGCAAATATGACCATCCCATTAGGACTTACACATATGGCCTTTCGGCATCCTCCATGGCCGAAGTTCCAACTGCTTGGCATCTATCGAGCATTTTGCCGGAGCCTTCTGTTTTGACATTGCCATTGGAAACTGCTGCAAATGGCAGCTCAGGAGTGTCCAGACGAATATCACTGTCAGAATCTCAGCATGCAACTGCTGGTGATGAAAATGATGACGAAGAATCATAG
- the LOC103989246 gene encoding zinc finger CCCH domain-containing protein ZFN-like isoform X3, which produces MWKRNWRGSDSMESGPYPERPGEPDCAYYIRTGLCRFGMTCKFNHPPNRMLAVAATSIRGGYPERVGQPECQYYLKTGTCKFGATCKFHHPREKAGISEQVQLNILGYPLRPNEKECAYYLRTGECKFGSTCKFHHPQPSNAVLALHGSPVYPSAHSPTTPSQQTYPAEMTNWTLSRSSFIPSPQWQASSSYAQLILPQGVVQVPGWTSYSGQLGSSPESQQTIGTAQFYSAPQQGMYAVPRENIFPERPGQPECQFYMKTGDCKFGAVCKFHHPRERLVPVPNCVLSPLGLPLRPGEPLCDFYYRYGICKFGPSCKYDHPIRTYTYGLSASSMAEVPTAWHLSSILPEPSVLTLPLETAANGSSGVSRRISLSESQHATAGDENDDEES; this is translated from the exons ATGTGGAAAAGGAACTGGAGAGGAAGTGACTCAATGGAATCTGGTCCCTATCCTGAACGGCCAGGGGAGCCAGATTGTGCTTATTACATCAGGACCGGCCTTTGTAGATTCGGGATGACTTGCAAATTTAATCATCCTCCAAACAGGATGCTG GCTGTTGCTGCTACAAGTATCAGAGGAGGGTATCCTGAACGAGTAGGCCAACCTGAATGTCAG TACTACTTGAAAACAGGAACATGCAAATTTGGAGCTACATGCAAGTTCCACCACCCTAGGGAGAAGGCTGGAATTTCTGAACAAGTTCAATTAAATATCTTAGGCTACCCGCTACGACCG AATGAGAAGGAATGTGCATATTATTTAAGAACCGGTGAGTGTAAGTTCGGGAGTACATGTAAATTTCACCATCCACAGCCATCTAATGCGGTACTTGCTCTACATGGATCTCCTGTTTATCCTTCTGCACATTCTCCGACAACCCCCAGTCAGCAAACTTATCCAGCGGAGATGACAAACTGGACCTTATCGAGGTCTTCTTTCATTCCAAGCCCTCAATGGCAAGCTTCTTCAAGTTATGCTCAGTTAATTCTTCCTCAGGGTGTGGTCCAAGTTCCTGGTTGGACTTCTTACTCT GGACAGCTGGGATCATCACCAGAGAGTCAGCAAACAATAGGGACTGCTCAGTTTTATAGTGCCCCGCAGCAAG GCATGTATGCAGTCCCCAGAGAGAACATATTTCCTGAGAGGCCTGGTCAACCTGAATGCCAGTTCTACATGAAGACTGGAGACTGTAAGTTTGGTGCAGTCTGCAAGTTTCATCATCCTAGGGAGAGACTAGTTCCAGTTCCAAATTGTGTGCTAAGTCCATTGGGCCTCCCACTACGTCCA GGAGAGCCATTGTGTGATTTTTATTATCGCTATGGAATCTGCAAATTTGGTCCAAGCTGCAAATATGACCATCCCATTAGGACTTACACATATGGCCTTTCGGCATCCTCCATGGCCGAAGTTCCAACTGCTTGGCATCTATCGAGCATTTTGCCGGAGCCTTCTGTTTTGACATTGCCATTGGAAACTGCTGCAAATGGCAGCTCAGGAGTGTCCAGACGAATATCACTGTCAGAATCTCAGCATGCAACTGCTGGTGATGAAAATGATGACGAAGAATCATAG
- the LOC103989246 gene encoding zinc finger CCCH domain-containing protein ZFN-like isoform X4, with protein sequence MWKRNWRGSDSMESGPYPERPGEPDCAYYIRTGLCRFGMTCKFNHPPNRMLAVAATSIRGGYPERVGQPECQYYLKTGTCKFGATCKFHHPREKAGISEQVQLNILGYPLRPNEKECAYYLRTGECKFGSTCKFHHPQPSNAVLALHGSPVYPSAHSPTTPSQQTYPAEMTNWTLSRSSFIPSPQWQASSSYAQLILPQGVVQVPGWTSYSLGSSPESQQTIGTAQFYSAPQQGMYAVPRENIFPERPGQPECQFYMKTGDCKFGAVCKFHHPRERLVPVPNCVLSPLGLPLRPGEPLCDFYYRYGICKFGPSCKYDHPIRTYTYGLSASSMAEVPTAWHLSSILPEPSVLTLPLETAANGSSGVSRRISLSESQHATAGDENDDEES encoded by the exons ATGTGGAAAAGGAACTGGAGAGGAAGTGACTCAATGGAATCTGGTCCCTATCCTGAACGGCCAGGGGAGCCAGATTGTGCTTATTACATCAGGACCGGCCTTTGTAGATTCGGGATGACTTGCAAATTTAATCATCCTCCAAACAGGATGCTG GCTGTTGCTGCTACAAGTATCAGAGGAGGGTATCCTGAACGAGTAGGCCAACCTGAATGTCAG TACTACTTGAAAACAGGAACATGCAAATTTGGAGCTACATGCAAGTTCCACCACCCTAGGGAGAAGGCTGGAATTTCTGAACAAGTTCAATTAAATATCTTAGGCTACCCGCTACGACCG AATGAGAAGGAATGTGCATATTATTTAAGAACCGGTGAGTGTAAGTTCGGGAGTACATGTAAATTTCACCATCCACAGCCATCTAATGCGGTACTTGCTCTACATGGATCTCCTGTTTATCCTTCTGCACATTCTCCGACAACCCCCAGTCAGCAAACTTATCCAGCGGAGATGACAAACTGGACCTTATCGAGGTCTTCTTTCATTCCAAGCCCTCAATGGCAAGCTTCTTCAAGTTATGCTCAGTTAATTCTTCCTCAGGGTGTGGTCCAAGTTCCTGGTTGGACTTCTTACTCT CTGGGATCATCACCAGAGAGTCAGCAAACAATAGGGACTGCTCAGTTTTATAGTGCCCCGCAGCAAG GCATGTATGCAGTCCCCAGAGAGAACATATTTCCTGAGAGGCCTGGTCAACCTGAATGCCAGTTCTACATGAAGACTGGAGACTGTAAGTTTGGTGCAGTCTGCAAGTTTCATCATCCTAGGGAGAGACTAGTTCCAGTTCCAAATTGTGTGCTAAGTCCATTGGGCCTCCCACTACGTCCA GGAGAGCCATTGTGTGATTTTTATTATCGCTATGGAATCTGCAAATTTGGTCCAAGCTGCAAATATGACCATCCCATTAGGACTTACACATATGGCCTTTCGGCATCCTCCATGGCCGAAGTTCCAACTGCTTGGCATCTATCGAGCATTTTGCCGGAGCCTTCTGTTTTGACATTGCCATTGGAAACTGCTGCAAATGGCAGCTCAGGAGTGTCCAGACGAATATCACTGTCAGAATCTCAGCATGCAACTGCTGGTGATGAAAATGATGACGAAGAATCATAG